Proteins encoded within one genomic window of Lagenorhynchus albirostris chromosome 9, mLagAlb1.1, whole genome shotgun sequence:
- the TM7SF2 gene encoding delta(14)-sterol reductase TM7SF2 isoform X11 has product MVPQGSRAELEFGGPLGRLWGSGRVGEWTPTRLPPSPGAAALLLLLPATMFHLLLVARSGPARLLGPPPYLPELEELWSPWALLLCLTWLGLQAALYLLPARKVAEGQELKDKSRLSYPINGNPIYDFFLGRELNPRICSFDFKYFCELRPGLIGWVLINLALLMQEAELRGSPSLAMWLVNGFQLLYVGDALWHEEAVLTTMDIIHDGFGFMLAFGDLAWVPFTYSLQAQFLLYHPEPLGLPLASVICLINGQSGRGSTLPPPFIRSLFIQHPRAVGYYIFRGANSQKNTFRKNPSDPRVADLETISTATGRRLLVSGWWGMVRHPNYLGDLIMALAWSLPCGVSHLLPYFYLLYFTALLVHREARDEQQCLRKYGLAWHAYCRRVPYRIVPYIY; this is encoded by the exons ATGGTCCCTCAGGGCTCCCGGGCTGAGCTGGAATTCGGAGGACCCCTGG GGCGCCTGTGGGGGTCCGGGAGAGTTGGAGAGTGGACCCCGACGCGGCTGCCCCCTTCCCCAGGCGCTGcggcactgctgctgctgctccccGCCACCATGTTCCACCTGCTACTGGTAGCCCGCTCGGGCCCGGCGCGCCTCCTGGGCCCACCCCCTTACCTGCCGGAACTCGAGGAGCTGTGGAGCCCTTGGGCGCTGTTGCTGTGTCTCACCTGGCTCGGCCTGCAGGCGGCGCTCTACCTCTTGCCGGCGCGCAAG GTGGCCGAGGGGCAGGAACTGAAGGACAAGAGTCGACTGAGCTACCCCATTAACG GCAATCCCATTTACGACTTTTTCCTGGGACGGGAGCTCAACCCGCGCATCTGTTCCTTTGACTTCAAATATTTCTGCGAACTGCGGCCTGGCCTCATCGGCTGG GTCCTCATCAACCTGGCCTTGCTGATGCAGGAAGCAGAACTTCGGGGGAGTCCCTCACTGGCCATGTGGCTGGTCAATGGCTTCCAGCTACTATATGTGGGTGATGCCCTTTGGCACGAG GAGGCGGTCCTCACCACCATGGACATCATACATGACGGGTTTGGCTTCATGCTGGCCTTTGGGGACCTCGCCTGGGTACCCTTCACCTACAGCCTGCAGGCCCAGTTCCTGCTGTACCACCCAGAGCCCCTGGGGTTGCCCCTGGCCTCGGTCATCTGCCTCATCAATGGTCAGTCAGGAAGGGGCAgcactctccctccccctttcatTCGTTCACTATTTATTCAGCACCCACGAG CTGTTGGTTACTACATCTTCCGTGGAGCCAATTCTCAGAAAAACACCTTCCGGAAGAATCCTTCTGATCCCAGAGTGGCTG ACCTTGAGACCATCTCTACAGCCACAGGGCGACGGCTGCTGGTGTCTGGGTGGTGGGGTATGGTCCGCCATCCCAACTACCTTGGAGACCTCATCATGGCTCTGGCCTGGTCCTTGCCCTGTG GGGTGTCCCACCTGTTGCCCTACTTCTACCTCCTTTACTTCACTGCGCTGTTGGTACACCGTGAGGCCCGGGATGAGCAGCAGTGTCTGCGGAAGTATGGCCTGGCCTGGCACGCATACTGCCGGCGTGTGCCCTACCGAATCGTGCCCTACATCTACTGA
- the TM7SF2 gene encoding delta(14)-sterol reductase TM7SF2 isoform X2: protein MVPQGSRAELEFGGPLGRLWGSGRVGEWTPTRLPPSPGAAALLLLLPATMFHLLLVARSGPARLLGPPPYLPELEELWSPWALLLCLTWLGLQAALYLLPARKVAEGQELKDKSRLSYPINGFQALVLTALLVGLGVLAGLPLSALPEMLLPLAFAATLIAFIFSLLLYLKALVAPASALAPGGNSGNPIYDFFLGRELNPRICSFDFKYFCELRPGLIGWVLINLALLMQEAELRGSPSLAMWLVNGFQLLYVGDALWHEEAVLTTMDIIHDGFGFMLAFGDLAWVPFTYSLQAQFLLYHPEPLGLPLASVICLINGQSGRGSTLPPPFIRSLFIQHPRAVGYYIFRGANSQKNTFRKNPSDPRVADLETISTATGRRLLVSGWWGMVRHPNYLGDLIMALAWSLPCGVSHLLPYFYLLYFTALLVHREARDEQQCLRKYGLAWHAYCRRVPYRIVPYIY from the exons ATGGTCCCTCAGGGCTCCCGGGCTGAGCTGGAATTCGGAGGACCCCTGG GGCGCCTGTGGGGGTCCGGGAGAGTTGGAGAGTGGACCCCGACGCGGCTGCCCCCTTCCCCAGGCGCTGcggcactgctgctgctgctccccGCCACCATGTTCCACCTGCTACTGGTAGCCCGCTCGGGCCCGGCGCGCCTCCTGGGCCCACCCCCTTACCTGCCGGAACTCGAGGAGCTGTGGAGCCCTTGGGCGCTGTTGCTGTGTCTCACCTGGCTCGGCCTGCAGGCGGCGCTCTACCTCTTGCCGGCGCGCAAG GTGGCCGAGGGGCAGGAACTGAAGGACAAGAGTCGACTGAGCTACCCCATTAACG GCTTCCAGGCCCTGGTGCTGACAGCCCTGTTGGTGGGCCTGGGAGTGTTAGCCGGGCTGCCCCTGAGCGCACTCCCGGAAATGCTCCTGCCCTTGGCCTTTGCGGCCACCCTCATCGCCTTCATCTTCAGCCTCCTTCTCTATCTGAAGGCTCTGGtagcccctgcctctgccctggcaCCCGGGGGGAACTCAG GCAATCCCATTTACGACTTTTTCCTGGGACGGGAGCTCAACCCGCGCATCTGTTCCTTTGACTTCAAATATTTCTGCGAACTGCGGCCTGGCCTCATCGGCTGG GTCCTCATCAACCTGGCCTTGCTGATGCAGGAAGCAGAACTTCGGGGGAGTCCCTCACTGGCCATGTGGCTGGTCAATGGCTTCCAGCTACTATATGTGGGTGATGCCCTTTGGCACGAG GAGGCGGTCCTCACCACCATGGACATCATACATGACGGGTTTGGCTTCATGCTGGCCTTTGGGGACCTCGCCTGGGTACCCTTCACCTACAGCCTGCAGGCCCAGTTCCTGCTGTACCACCCAGAGCCCCTGGGGTTGCCCCTGGCCTCGGTCATCTGCCTCATCAATGGTCAGTCAGGAAGGGGCAgcactctccctccccctttcatTCGTTCACTATTTATTCAGCACCCACGAG CTGTTGGTTACTACATCTTCCGTGGAGCCAATTCTCAGAAAAACACCTTCCGGAAGAATCCTTCTGATCCCAGAGTGGCTG ACCTTGAGACCATCTCTACAGCCACAGGGCGACGGCTGCTGGTGTCTGGGTGGTGGGGTATGGTCCGCCATCCCAACTACCTTGGAGACCTCATCATGGCTCTGGCCTGGTCCTTGCCCTGTG GGGTGTCCCACCTGTTGCCCTACTTCTACCTCCTTTACTTCACTGCGCTGTTGGTACACCGTGAGGCCCGGGATGAGCAGCAGTGTCTGCGGAAGTATGGCCTGGCCTGGCACGCATACTGCCGGCGTGTGCCCTACCGAATCGTGCCCTACATCTACTGA
- the TM7SF2 gene encoding delta(14)-sterol reductase TM7SF2 isoform X1: MVPQGSRAELEFGGPLGAAALLLLLPATMFHLLLVARSGPARLLGPPPYLPELEELWSPWALLLCLTWLGLQAALYLLPARKVAEGQELKDKSRLSYPINGAWGLGPCAELWGWGWSPRPGGEVYGDEPATPISILCLFYAQDVGGSTGSLHTPPPSTPSIAATLCTREVAGVTLRKLKCLTNGSGQGFQALVLTALLVGLGVLAGLPLSALPEMLLPLAFAATLIAFIFSLLLYLKALVAPASALAPGGNSGNPIYDFFLGRELNPRICSFDFKYFCELRPGLIGWVLINLALLMQEAELRGSPSLAMWLVNGFQLLYVGDALWHEEAVLTTMDIIHDGFGFMLAFGDLAWVPFTYSLQAQFLLYHPEPLGLPLASVICLINAVGYYIFRGANSQKNTFRKNPSDPRVADLETISTATGRRLLVSGWWGMVRHPNYLGDLIMALAWSLPCGVSHLLPYFYLLYFTALLVHREARDEQQCLRKYGLAWHAYCRRVPYRIVPYIY, encoded by the exons ATGGTCCCTCAGGGCTCCCGGGCTGAGCTGGAATTCGGAGGACCCCTGG GCGCTGcggcactgctgctgctgctccccGCCACCATGTTCCACCTGCTACTGGTAGCCCGCTCGGGCCCGGCGCGCCTCCTGGGCCCACCCCCTTACCTGCCGGAACTCGAGGAGCTGTGGAGCCCTTGGGCGCTGTTGCTGTGTCTCACCTGGCTCGGCCTGCAGGCGGCGCTCTACCTCTTGCCGGCGCGCAAG GTGGCCGAGGGGCAGGAACTGAAGGACAAGAGTCGACTGAGCTACCCCATTAACGGTGCTTGGGGGCTGGGTCCTTGCGCGGAGTTGTGGGGATGGGGTTGGAGCCCCAGGCCCGGTGGGGAGGTCTATGGAGATGAGCCCGCGACCCCAATTTCTATTTTGTGCCTCTTTTACGCCCAGGACGTAGGGGGTTCCACTGGCTCCCTccacacccctcctccctccactcccagcATTGCTGCCACTCTATGCACCAGAGAAGTGGCTGGGGTGACCCTCCGAAAGCTAAAGTGTCTGACTAATGGCTCGGGACAAG GCTTCCAGGCCCTGGTGCTGACAGCCCTGTTGGTGGGCCTGGGAGTGTTAGCCGGGCTGCCCCTGAGCGCACTCCCGGAAATGCTCCTGCCCTTGGCCTTTGCGGCCACCCTCATCGCCTTCATCTTCAGCCTCCTTCTCTATCTGAAGGCTCTGGtagcccctgcctctgccctggcaCCCGGGGGGAACTCAG GCAATCCCATTTACGACTTTTTCCTGGGACGGGAGCTCAACCCGCGCATCTGTTCCTTTGACTTCAAATATTTCTGCGAACTGCGGCCTGGCCTCATCGGCTGG GTCCTCATCAACCTGGCCTTGCTGATGCAGGAAGCAGAACTTCGGGGGAGTCCCTCACTGGCCATGTGGCTGGTCAATGGCTTCCAGCTACTATATGTGGGTGATGCCCTTTGGCACGAG GAGGCGGTCCTCACCACCATGGACATCATACATGACGGGTTTGGCTTCATGCTGGCCTTTGGGGACCTCGCCTGGGTACCCTTCACCTACAGCCTGCAGGCCCAGTTCCTGCTGTACCACCCAGAGCCCCTGGGGTTGCCCCTGGCCTCGGTCATCTGCCTCATCAATG CTGTTGGTTACTACATCTTCCGTGGAGCCAATTCTCAGAAAAACACCTTCCGGAAGAATCCTTCTGATCCCAGAGTGGCTG ACCTTGAGACCATCTCTACAGCCACAGGGCGACGGCTGCTGGTGTCTGGGTGGTGGGGTATGGTCCGCCATCCCAACTACCTTGGAGACCTCATCATGGCTCTGGCCTGGTCCTTGCCCTGTG GGGTGTCCCACCTGTTGCCCTACTTCTACCTCCTTTACTTCACTGCGCTGTTGGTACACCGTGAGGCCCGGGATGAGCAGCAGTGTCTGCGGAAGTATGGCCTGGCCTGGCACGCATACTGCCGGCGTGTGCCCTACCGAATCGTGCCCTACATCTACTGA